The following is a genomic window from Amphiura filiformis chromosome 4, Afil_fr2py, whole genome shotgun sequence.
ttattgttaactacatgtatgcacacaacacagggcactcacaataggcaattgaaccctactggtagcgctgtgttgtagctatggggatgaactagttagtatcatatatcaaaaagtataaaagctatgattttagtacttgctctatgttttcaattacttattcttttccaaatatctgaatcttcaatccggtacaagctttaataacggggaacatacattttattaaaaagaaatcctaccatttatccaaactcgccgtgttattccaatgcacattttgcttcaccggacaGCCATTTTTTTGGTCGTATTTGCAAGAAttgtgtcataaaaccgtcataggtacaaaattagtactttctgtcaatcaattatggcttattctctacatgtcaatctttaaataattggcatagtccttaaaataacggtggtccgccttgatgagtaaatgacagcaaatagttgcaaaccagtgaaaatatcccaaaactcggtcagtggagctcagcTCGTatatacatgtcaatagcgtcattatcgatgggattagtcgtccgtagcggacaattcggtcgctcattggatcaatattatcaggtgataataaatttgcattggacaatagattactatataatggtttagtactgcatatatcagttgaatcttcaataagcgggtttatggctggaaaggtcaaggtgaacgtaagtgcactatggtgGGGGTTGTTAACCCTATTCTTTAGTTCGTTTCAAGTtcggcagtgacgtcaatgctttttcgcggttgcgctgcaagcgtacCGGTAAACCTTTCCTGTACGCGTGCGTTAATGCTCTGTGCGATTTGATACTGCTCCCAGCAAAATATCGCACCTACGTCATTACTGAACTTGAGGTAAACCAATGTATGTAACTTCGAAGGGTGTACCAACCCTTTACGCCTAAACGGCTTTAGCTAATCGTaggtccatcctttgcgctcattgtaGTGTACCTCAGCACCTCCCTGGGGATTGGACTGAGCATCAAATATGACCATGGAGGGAGTATAAAATGATTCCAAGACATGTTGACTCTTTACTTGTTAGTtaaaaatcgcatgttcgtagaattctcgctattcgcaataagggcgccgccagcggtttgcgatgtaatcgtgatgtatcatgggaaaaggtcgacatccaagtccgcgcaatatgaatattaccatgctattacataggaacacgtgacaatattttttagtttgtcaaaataaaggtgttacacgcgaatcgatactcaataatacttaataatgtgatttgaaatgtgcacaattaattttttctctatcgatttgcgtgtaataccgttatattgacaaactaaaaatattgtcacgtgttcctatgtaatagcatggtaacattcgtattgcgcggacttggatgtcgaccttttcccatgatacatctcgattttcccatgatacatcacgattacatcgcaaaccgctggcggcgcccttattgcgaatagcgagaattgttagCCGAAAACCAAGTTTGCCTGTACTTTTGTATATAGCCAGAATGTTCCCAATTTTGCAAGGGTGCGttcatattatgacgtcatttAGCGATACGTGtgacatgtttgtactcattttggtatcactggatagaggagacccataccTATAAAGTAGTAATATTCAAACATTTCTAGAAACTtgctacaaaatattttaaacataacgTTATTCAAGTGTTTAAAACATGttgtgcaaaaaatatttgccaaaaacattttacaataataacTTGACAACATTTTCATCTGAAACATGAAAACGTTCCCATGACCTTTCTAcatatttaaatgttagtaaaacgttttgaccaacaTTATAAgattttataacacgtttataacggtTCAAAACACTTTTAAGTTTTCGGAGGTATTGttgttttaagggctggggtatgagcgaccttgaagttccggtatctggagaggggaagcaatgagttaccccaaatcacagcggcaggtagtgactgggccgccgagtgctaatatatatttattttggaaggttcgtgtttgttttaaattttggggcgtttttccaaaatttgatatttttggtcatatttcaaaaaaagcgacatgccaaagacaactctttgggcacatagtttgttattgttattgcagttcttttccacatacctacgttaacattcgattgggtgatttactaatattatatattttatgactgcaatttggcgttttcaatgcgttttacacgtatcatgaaattaacgcaaatatctagtcaccctgcttttagaatttttacctgatcgtcggcttttgcaggcaacataatgcagattggctcacgatagatgtcgtattcctctatgtggttcactcattgataaaatgagtttgcgttccttgtaacaacacacacacattgccgtctggaaaccgggtctggtactgattttgggacagccaatagacttcagcgccgtatcaaatctcataaaaaccacacgactgacgactatgtgtttatgtttcccgcacgaaagcttgtgtctacatctattactatacttctttggaaacgttgacctttgaccattctttgtataacgccctgatatgaccttgatatgttcgcttgattgggtacgttataacATACATTTCATtcattgttaggacttggtcagtagataatacttgcagggatacaatagtttaacatggtgtgtgagcatggtgaaagactcattattgattaggcgcggacatattaaaggcacaggtcctttgcgtgtatagcagaaaattttaatagaatgtgtgaatagaatgtttggaattttgcaactaaaatactaactgcattctgcattatgtatttatttatttatttaggcctatgcctatttatttatttactgacttatttatttattttatttatttggtatattagttagtaggcctagttagtaatattccatgataggcctacgtcggtttattattgattgttgataacttgataacttgattgattgatcgattgatagtcatttcacattatattcctagtttataggccaatttgaataacatcgtacattagataaatagaagCGTGTGCTATGATTAAtatctcaattaacatgatcaaaaGGTAATGTCaaacaccgacatcgcctggttaataattgcTTTGTACAGCAGAggcactaaaatcaatacccgcgatcgatacacgtgaatgcactaagcacgatttgatattcagacgataaatctttggataccggggtagaaaatgatgaatatctcccgtattttttaattttaatgaagcCATATTTTtgtttgcacttgaatatatgtgttgaaaggatatgataatcgttagcttgcgtattgagaaggACCTTGCGTATTGAGCttaaaaactgaccaaaattctgattttatatgtgccgaactatagcgcagcgtaggccactcgtaaaagcagatgacgtcatggcgtataccatgatcactcacacacagagaggtcagaaaccaggctattgtcaatagccttagtcggatgtccctaggcccattatgcatctcaaaactattaaacaggtcggaacaaaatgaccatgcgtggctgtggattcaacctaccatggcgatttctgccatgacgatatagggcgatgacactgtgtatcaTTCTGATATGAAACACCATGCATCACTTTTTAcctttctatagacgaatccaacgagccaagttatGGTCGGTATTTGGTCGGCCATTaatactgggtccccgcagcaccaaactggtgttgtgactgtcaAATTGGGTGGagtaaagccgcttaaaaatcgatgttagattcttttgtgtagTAAActatcatcattcttttgtctacgcgtaacacgggtgatagaatgcagtttaaaataccatccaaggccgcatcatttcacattttaggtgagatggagccgacggggacccagctatggctgccattaaggtgtaggaatgcgtgaaattggattcgtctatagagtgcttgcacgcaCTCCTACCTACGCCATACatataaattctcccagccacatttccctaatatgaaattaaaaaaagtaaaattaagttcGACAGAGAGAGTTCAcgaatgtgtattacattgcgaatttcaaaaaatcaaaattatttgatataagaagggcatccttcgtattcagaatgcattcgatacgtctgaggtgctctcatgacccacaaaaaTACTGACGAAACGGattaaacgctcattctagatcccttaatattatgagaaaaatacgagctttcacctgatatcaaaatctctaTTTTAATTGGGTCAAAGTTTTCTTTTAATGTACTACTTTTTAGCACATGCAGCTTGCTCTTTTATTTTCGTGCTTTTCATTTTGTTGATATAACTGCTAAACCTAATTTCACAATATGATGATGCATTTAATGTAATGCATTCAACTGTTGgttttgaattaatattttcttCATTTACAGCTCATCTTACTGTGGTGCAGAGTCATCTATGTGTTCTGAAAAAAAGACCAGATCCTTCGAGAGGCGGTACCTTGAGATGGTCTCTACCTTTTGCAGAAATATGCCTTTGTCAAGGCGTGGTAGCACCTATAGCCGAAACTTGCTCAAGAAGTGATGATGAGTATGCAGATGGTGATCTGTGGTTCGTTGATGACCCACGGCCACTTGCCATGAGACATAATTGGGAAAAAGATATACTTGATCACCTCTTGGAACGCACTACGTATTGTAGTAAGAAGCTTTGTATACTaaaaacttcaaaaataaaaTCCCAATACAGCAACATAATAACAGATGAAAAGAAGACTATTggccgtatgcacaaaagagttagactgggtataaagttagacctggtctaagtggaatttagatCTGGTTCTCGTTAACGAAAGCGCTAAATCCATCATCGTTATTGAGCTCAGCATTCCTTTCGAGCAGAACATCCACAAAACCCATgactacaaacaaaataaatatgccGGTTTAATCGCTGATTTGCAAGAACAGGGTTATGACGCAAAtgtattttgtattgaaataggCAGTAGAGGCCTCATCACAAGCGCCAACAAGTGTAACCTGAGTTCCATTTTCCCTTAGTTTCAAAAAGCCAAAACCAATGAAACGGGTCTTTGATAAATGTTCAAAATCACTCAGTCAACGTGCAATCCTATGTTCTTActcaattttttattcaaaatatgaccATGACTGGTCGATTTAAATCATAATGCCGTCTTTTAGACCATATTTTATCGTTTTGTGCAATTGTTTCGGGGCGGGTCCCTgtcaacattttttatgcaatattacttctaatttataatataatattattgatgtattcctttataaactgcatttatgtgttgtattgtcctgttgtttaatatgcctgcggatgtttgagcctggtcatgtaccttctcaaccctcctgtctggccttaaatgtattcttttcaatatatctgttttatgtgtattatgaataaaattgaaatgatgaaacttaaaccaggacattttcctttacattttcttaagttattttgtattatttttgaactttgcatttaaatctttagaatttgctagctactctaggaaggaaataagattAAAGGACCACTCTTGAtagaactaaattccacttagaccaagtctaactttagacccaatctaactttagacccagtctaactttagacccagtctaacttTAGACCAAGTCTAACTTTAGACCAAGTCTAACTCTTTTCTGCGTACGGACCTAAGGGTTTGATAAGCGAATATTTACTCCAtttggcagccatagctgggtccccgtcggctccatctcacctaaaatgtgaaatgatgcggccttggtggGTATTTTTaactgcattctatgatgacagtttacaacacaaaagaatctaacatcggattttaagcggctttaatccacccaattgggcagtcacaacaccagttcggtgctgcggggacccagtaatggccgactaaatcctgaccatgacttggctcgttggattcgtctatacgcgaATCAAACTGTCTGTTGGAAATGATGTCCCTATCGAAACTGTTTGCTATGGCTGATTTAggtttttcaaaacaaatttgtgTCAGTATCAATACCATGTGATTTATCAAAATGTCTACATTATGTTCCGAAGCAAATCCAATTTATTCAAGCCTTATTGAGTTTTAATTAATTATATCACGTTTAAAAATACAACTAACGTTTAAATTTGCTTCTGATCATACCTCAaaacttatttcatacatttttgtacagatatcAACGAATGTACTTCGAGTACTAACAACTGTAacacaaatgctgcttgcaccaataccgttggttccttcacatgtgcattgTATTAAACACAGGTTATAGTGGGGATGGAGTAACATGCAAAGGTTAGtttattttttgccattttggacATTCCTCGTACTGTGGTAtcattgctatccgattccttaatcaATACTTTTTATATGATATTATAATTCGATTTATTTCTAATAATTGTCAGCTATACGCGAGTCAAATCACGTTTTGGAAATAGTGCACTCCTtttgaaatatgtgaccatccaccacgaagtggtagtaaagtgtttattgcagattttaaaagagtgcactttcagctttaaaatgacacctcaacccagtttcatcggacatctggaagtgaagttatggttcatcaaaggtcaaactcctaatatattttacatataaatccatatactgtttttggttgtgtctcaaaatggaaaatgccgactttatgaccagtttgtggtggatgggcacatatgtgatgcgatcaagcaaaatcagtcggaactcggaaatattaaattttcagtttcttataggatagacAAAAGTATATACAAATgtgaattttgcagaaaaccccattgaaattaaacaatcaattaatgagtttccaaaacaagaaaaaaacaataGGAAATATGTGACGAGTCACAACGAATGGTACTTCTTGTCGGTTGCAACGAAAGGTACTTCTTGTCGGTTGCTACTTGcgcctctttttccacattgcaagGAGCAAAATCAATCAATATCAGACCAACATAATTGGCGGTCTTAATTAACAGTTTAATGTTTCATTTAACCATAGCTCTATATGCCTTTCACCTAATAATTTAtcaaatatttcacacatttttatACAGATGATGATGAATGTACTTcaagtactgataactgtgacgcaaatgctactTGCACCAATACTGCTGGTTCCTTCACCTGTGcttgtaatgccggttacagtggagatggagtcaCATGCAGGGGTTAGTCTATAATTTTGTACCATACTACCATTCTCTTTATTTCTAATTATTATCAGCTGTTCGCGAATCACACTACGTTTTGGTGCGTTCCTGTCGTAATTTTTTTCTATGATTGCTCTAAGTTTTCAAAATGATTCGTTTCAGTACCAATATCTGCATGGTGTGATGTGATATCAAATTATGATACATTATGTTGCCCAGCAAAGCCAATTGATACAAGAAGTATTGACTTTTTATTGTTCGGGTGTTTCCGAGTACAAGAAACAATTTAACGTTTCTTTTAACCAAAGCACTAGATATATGCCTTTCACCTAATAATTTATCACACATTTCAAACATTTGtatacagatattgatgaatgtactttaagtactgataactgtgacgcaactgCTACTTGCACCAATACTGCTGGTTCCTTCACCTGTGcttgtaatgccggttacagtggagatggagtcaCATGCAGGGGTTAGTCTATAATTTTGTACCATACTACCATTCTCTTTATTTCTAATTATTATCAGCTGTTCGCGAATCACACTACGTTTTGGTGCGTTCCTGTCGTAATTTTTTTCTATGATTGCTCTAAGTTTTCAAAATGATTCGTTTCAGTACCAATATCTGCATGGTGTGATGTGCAGTGCCGccgataaggggggggggggtaaccggGGTTGTTACCccggggcccggggtcctagggggcccgtaaaaagtgaagagaatatactttactatggggcatTAAAAGCCAAGAAAacggacctcaggggcccgtaaaaggttCAGAATAGATATCTTgcaattaaggcatattttcgttactttactatacgggccgacaaaggtctcttttcttaggcctaaggtatctcttcgttgctttttacgggccctccgaggtctctttttttcGTCTTATGGGTCCATtatatatcttttctttgcttatgaaggttttttacatactcactaaggtctcttttctttcctttacgggcctatggtatcttttctttgctttttacggacccactacggtctcttttctttgcctttacgggtccattataaggtatgttttctttgctcttttacggcccataaaaaccaaacaaaagtaacgggcccgtaaaaacatagaaaagagacgtgcattttataaaaaatacaagatagcgtttgaagcacacactctaataaatatttcacttgaatttactctttgcttttgccaaaatgatcatcctcgatataatgaaatctacgagaaatcaggggagtgcacagcttaatcgtgggaacacaaattgcacattttcgcgcgcttcgcgcgcattgtgccCTACTGCCCTTCACTTTATTatgatcatttaccttaaaattggcaatttttccgcgcttcgcacggAGTTTCTTTCAATATGtctaatctgggagcaaaagtcgctaattcTAATTAGAAATTTTTGCGAGCTTGGCGCGCATAATTCAccggttcatacttggatcattttagcttcaaattggctttaaattggcaaattttttacacttcgcgtggaagttgttcagagaaacttaatATGGAAGCAAAATGccgttcaaattgcaaatttgtgcgcgcttcgcgcgcatttgtctccctcaatgttcatatttgattattggcatctaaacatgctactttcgctcccgtctgcaacatatgttcaaggattttacaccaacctccctccccatgttacaaagaaatttatgccactgttgcccccccccaacacacacacacccacacttatgaagtcctgcaccgtcatcactgatcaaaggggcccgtgcgttcacattgcccccgggcccgtaatagctctcggcggcactggtgATGTGATATCAAATTATGATACATTATGTTGCCCAGCAAAGCCAATTGATACAAGAAGTATTGACTTTTTATTGTTCGGGTGTTTCCGAGTACAAGAAACAATTTAACGTTTCTTTTAACCAAAGCACTAGATATATGCCTTTCACCTAATAATTTATCACATATTTCAAACATTTGtatacagatattgatgaatgtactttaagtactgataactgtgacgtaaatgctgcttgcaccaataccgctggttccttcacatgtgcttgtaatgccggttacagtggagatggagtcaCATGCAGGGGTTAGTCTATAATTTTGTACTATACTACCATTCTCTTTATTTCTAATTACAGTCACCTATACGCGAATCAAACTACGTGTTGGTGCGTTCCTGCCGAATTTTTCTTCTATGATTGCTCTAAGTTCTCAAAATGATTTGTTTCAGTACCAATATAAATATATGCCTTTCACCTAATAATTTATCAtatatttcacacatttttatACAGATGATGATGAATGTACTTTAAatgctgataactgtgacgcaaatgctacttgcaccaatactgctggttccttcacatgtgcatgtaatgccggttacacaggagatggagtaacatgcacggGTTAGTCTATAATTTTGCACCGTACTACCATTCTCTTTAGTTCTAATCGGTAGTATAagaacggcccatggcacatttgccattttgaaaaaagtgacttTTGCAATCTTGAATTCATAGGGAAATACATGAATATGTGTTTTATTCTGCTTCTAGCAAGAAATTGGAGTGTTTACAACAACTTAGTAAGTTCAGTGGCAGGTAAAAAGAGGGCAGTATGGCACTTTAACCTGAAAAActaaattttatgcaaaaattgCCATGGGCCGTTCTTATACTGAGACAATCAATTATTATCACCTGTTCGCGAATCACAACACGTTTTGGTGCGTTCCTGTCGAAATTTTCTTCTATGATTGctctaaattttcaaaatgattcgTGTCAGTACCAATATCTGCATGGTGTGATGTGATATCAAATTATGATACATTATGTTGCCCAGCAAAGCCAATTGATACAAGAAGTATTGACTTTATATTGTTCGGGTGTTTCCGAGTACAAGAAACAATTTAACggtcacaggaacctagtcttattatcagttggaggggtagttcattggtagatcaccagtgcggtcatcttcggagtctaatttcacccttcttaagatgagcactcctggtgtagttctctcttgaaagatgacaaaattggaaaaatcaccttgttgcagtctaaataacaaatgaacaaaatcagcttgttacactagcaagtACTACACCCTTGTAATGGTccacccggggtgatgtaaggcagcaggcaggactagtgtatagctatgaaaagtgtcgttgatGAATATTTATAAGTTTCACTTGGTATTtttaggtctgagtgtcttgtgctggttCGAATAatcgtcttctttatcttcacatggagacggtttccagctttgaatcaggtctatttgtcggaatgctttgctttgacggcataaccatatcacataCCGGTAGCTGGTTCTGAGTGCGGTTTTAGAAGCCACATCCATGGTGTTACGTCTCTTTCCACTTGGTACTCGGAGAGCAGCGACGCATTTTGTCAGCGGCGATGCGTTGTAAATACCtctgcttccaatttcaattgggAAGTAATGCGTGCACCATCCCCTATTTTCTCAGTCGGCTACAAGATCTtggtatttgcttttctttcttgcattggcATTTTACAGGTTTTCTTCCATTGGGACTGTAAGCTTAATGATGATAACTGTTTTGGTCCTTTCAGAATAGATTGTAATATCAGGACGTGTTGCAGTCTCTGTGATTATGGGAGGAAATACTACTTGCTTATATGTTCCTCATCCATCAAAAATTCCCAGTCATTGGCCTTCTGTAAGAGGTTTGTTAGATCTCTTTTTGGAAGAGGCAGTGCTGTATTCCGGTAGGTTACACCATCTGCAGTGCAGAATTTGATAGTAGTCATATATATAGTTGGCATCTTCTGGAGGGGTGTACGATTTCTGATTTGCCTCTTAAACAAAGGGCATTATGCCATTTGCTACAGCTTTAAGTGTCTGATCATGTCTCCAGTTGTATCTACCACTCTGCAGAGAATAGTTGCATCCATTTAAGATATGGAATAGAGTGCAGTTATTATGACATAAATGGCAGGATCCAAGGTTGGTCTTTCCCCAGAGTCTCAAATTAGCTGGTGATGGAAGTTGGTCGTGGATGGTATTGACATGGTAAGAAAGAAGCTCTGGTGTCCATACATAAAGTAACTTCTTCCAAGATGTATCTACTTGCATGGCAGAGTCCCATCTGAGCCATTGTTCTTGTTTGGCGCAGCCATAGAGGTACACAAGCATGCCATCTTCATCTACGTCTTTCACCAGACAAGTGAGGTATTTCCTGTGGGGTTTCATGTCTCTTAACAGTTTCTGGTTCTTTTTGAAACCAAGGCCTGCTCTGTCTGTTTGACCTCTGCACATCTCATTCAGTATCAGATGTCGCTCTCTTTGTTCAAGTTCTCTGACTCCATTCCACCTTGATTGCCTTTCTTTTCTTTGTAGGCAGTCTTTGTAGAGAGTCTGTGTTTTTCCATCTATAGAATTCTTGTTGAAATGGTGCTTGGTGACTTGGTGAGTCTTTTAAGGTGAAGCCCATATTTCTTTCTGCTTCTGTATAGACCACTGTTGGTGGTGCATCTGCTAATTCCTGCCCATCTTTCCATCTAATGTTATGTACAATAGCCGCCAAGGAACCAAAAAAGTATTTGTAACATCTTTCTTTATGTGTAATATTTGGTGATATGGAACACCGGCGATTGAACTGCTCATCAAGTGCTCATCTAAGTATAGGTTTGTGTACATGGTTCTCTCAATAATAAAATGCAATagctaaacacaacacaaaaagaaagtcctcaccACATATGTAACCCGTCATATATATCTAAAGGCTTAGATTTATGACGGGCTATGTAAGTgaggagtttctttttgtgctgtGTTTAGTTATATTAGACTTTGACACATTAATGTCATTTTGAAGTTGTATTAATGTTCAACGTTGAATTGATTTAGCAAATTCGCATATGATCTCAACAGaatatcatcatatcatattatcATAAGTTGTTTCAACGCAGAGTTATGCAGTAAAAGGATTCTGTTCCAT
Proteins encoded in this region:
- the LOC140150018 gene encoding uncharacterized protein, whose product is MKPHRKYLTCLVKDVDEDGMLVYLYGCAKQEQWLRWDSAMQVDTSWKKLLYVWTPELLSYHVNTIHDQLPSPANLRLWGKTNLGSCHLCHNNCTLFHILNGCNYSLQSGRYNWRHDQTLKAVANGIMPFV